One Burkholderia cepacia genomic window carries:
- a CDS encoding RHS repeat protein — protein MAIGITQDQLNQVLAKIDGNNKDVAGAWKLLASYGDGYAVQAYTVISDPTSFYGIAVRDHWANTGADFGKFQEVALQHVRQYVDMIGKEKGQSELWLSDGQVAVNNDPRNARSSDGLLLLPKTAPIEESYRAALTAAGMKPETAIDLVINRGLVPFAWYGHSPIGLGFEAARVSSFENYPSGVSRSSATALIGKTMVDMLYSLFQKGVLPSGQSLSDVMVQMTTLGNLFPGGNDIRVETQGGFSYYYNNKTGTAAMIDRSGRGKAFYNGKEIDVSPDNFRRNSSGGFDIRLNNGSWTGAGLDYNETVPRFIANEIPGHSINFTASSGDQKVASNDNGGIALPVLVSGVYNNATSLNGNDIGSRDAGAATIQAIRERGLTNLANVLQAAYDASSRIISDAASRAALSAPYSNFDAFISKINAIGKNLLDALNGIDAAGLTPELQGQLAAYKADLSSMSKVLVWGRLVNKLTESLQVFGEKLGTIAGALQLLAFTGNPAAAAAGWARSVPGVADIGLSMLVGGMMGSASAIAPGLMTGTTGGLYFLLMGSSTWSAYATKTGQNFNQVLAIVANALGMPGTIADPSQIPAEWKAAHGDLVNANVLKAGDGALIAMSSAGVYRINADHSGVSASRIDYLNSPGIAVRTADQYARDISEQQFGPNGQMNFQSQTLYDASGRKVSMTATGGVDHVFTVTYNPDGSRSEQMFNTASGKWVWTHEFDAAGLATKSIEATGNGNVSTTTFSSSNNNTVTTVTDGSGRIVQVTNWQNGFPAVASFEYFVDGGMRITTQLPDGRNVQNLNADGSRTSDYYGLDGHLRDRGVFRPDGSLAEKDIFSASGNIFSRGTYDATSHLTLTVEMDDAGRIRRKYEYNQSTGNVSKIQDFDEGGGLKKDWYYDASGKFVRAVEFMGHGAEYITEVRPDGSIVSYNPTAPANYDFGKALGPPRLPSTKIPFNPIVSPPGLTGSGRIIGPPGSSPGTNAPLPILKIQLPTPLPGQSPAPKPNYPVGVSEPDCFPGEVCVVIVGTGGDGGGGGGFAPMTMRQNVSLLTQSMAAFNPVVSGELTMPVPQERSTHSVLSANIH, from the coding sequence ATGGCTATTGGAATCACGCAGGATCAGTTGAATCAGGTTCTTGCCAAGATAGACGGGAACAACAAGGATGTGGCGGGCGCCTGGAAATTGCTGGCGAGCTACGGCGACGGCTATGCGGTTCAAGCGTACACGGTGATCTCCGACCCCACCTCGTTCTACGGCATCGCCGTGCGCGATCACTGGGCGAACACCGGCGCGGATTTCGGCAAGTTCCAGGAAGTCGCGCTGCAGCACGTGCGTCAGTACGTGGACATGATCGGCAAGGAGAAAGGGCAGTCGGAGCTTTGGCTGTCGGACGGACAGGTCGCGGTCAACAACGATCCGAGAAACGCTCGCAGCAGCGACGGTCTGCTGCTGTTGCCGAAGACGGCGCCGATCGAAGAGTCCTATCGCGCAGCCTTGACCGCGGCGGGAATGAAGCCCGAGACGGCGATTGATCTGGTCATCAATCGTGGGCTGGTTCCGTTTGCGTGGTATGGGCACAGTCCAATCGGGCTCGGATTCGAGGCGGCGCGGGTATCCAGTTTCGAGAATTACCCATCCGGCGTATCGCGAAGCTCCGCCACCGCGTTGATCGGCAAGACGATGGTGGATATGCTGTATTCGCTGTTCCAGAAGGGCGTGCTGCCGAGTGGACAGTCGCTGTCGGACGTGATGGTCCAGATGACCACACTGGGCAATCTTTTCCCGGGCGGAAACGACATCCGCGTGGAAACGCAGGGCGGCTTCAGTTATTACTACAACAACAAGACCGGCACGGCCGCGATGATCGACCGGTCGGGGCGCGGCAAAGCGTTTTACAACGGCAAGGAAATCGACGTGAGCCCGGACAATTTCAGGAGAAATTCGTCCGGCGGGTTCGACATTCGGCTTAACAACGGCTCCTGGACGGGCGCGGGGCTGGATTACAACGAGACCGTGCCCCGTTTCATCGCGAACGAGATTCCGGGACACAGCATTAATTTCACGGCATCGTCCGGGGACCAGAAGGTTGCGTCGAACGACAACGGCGGGATCGCTCTCCCCGTGCTGGTATCCGGCGTGTACAACAACGCTACGTCGTTGAACGGTAACGATATCGGTTCGCGTGACGCGGGTGCGGCAACGATCCAGGCGATCAGGGAGCGTGGGCTGACGAATCTCGCCAACGTTCTTCAGGCCGCGTACGACGCATCGAGCCGGATCATTTCCGACGCGGCGAGCCGTGCGGCGCTTTCTGCGCCCTACAGTAATTTCGACGCGTTCATTTCGAAGATCAATGCGATCGGCAAGAACCTGCTGGATGCGCTGAACGGAATCGATGCCGCCGGTCTCACGCCGGAATTGCAAGGGCAACTGGCCGCGTACAAGGCGGACCTTTCCTCGATGAGCAAGGTTCTCGTCTGGGGGCGTCTCGTCAACAAGCTGACGGAATCGCTCCAGGTGTTCGGTGAAAAGCTGGGCACGATCGCCGGCGCGCTGCAGTTGCTTGCGTTCACGGGCAACCCGGCGGCGGCGGCCGCGGGTTGGGCGCGGTCCGTTCCCGGCGTGGCCGACATCGGGCTTTCGATGCTTGTCGGCGGCATGATGGGATCGGCCTCCGCGATTGCGCCTGGACTGATGACGGGGACGACCGGCGGGCTGTATTTCCTGCTGATGGGAAGCAGCACGTGGAGCGCGTACGCGACCAAGACGGGACAGAATTTCAATCAGGTCCTGGCGATCGTCGCGAATGCGCTCGGCATGCCCGGCACGATCGCGGATCCGTCGCAGATCCCTGCCGAATGGAAAGCGGCTCACGGCGATCTCGTGAACGCGAACGTGCTGAAGGCAGGAGACGGCGCGCTCATTGCGATGTCGTCCGCAGGGGTTTATAGAATCAACGCAGATCATTCCGGCGTTTCCGCTTCGCGGATTGACTATTTAAACAGTCCGGGGATTGCGGTGCGAACCGCCGACCAGTATGCGCGCGACATTTCGGAACAGCAGTTCGGGCCGAACGGTCAGATGAACTTTCAGTCGCAGACCCTCTATGACGCATCGGGGCGGAAAGTCAGCATGACGGCGACGGGCGGAGTCGACCACGTATTTACAGTCACGTACAACCCGGACGGCAGCCGAAGCGAGCAAATGTTCAATACGGCGAGCGGGAAGTGGGTATGGACGCATGAGTTTGACGCCGCTGGCCTCGCGACCAAGAGCATCGAGGCGACCGGCAACGGCAACGTCTCGACCACGACGTTCAGTTCCAGCAACAACAATACGGTGACGACCGTCACCGACGGAAGCGGCAGAATCGTTCAGGTCACGAATTGGCAGAACGGGTTCCCGGCGGTCGCGAGCTTCGAGTACTTTGTCGACGGAGGCATGCGGATCACGACACAGCTCCCGGACGGACGGAACGTCCAGAATCTGAACGCCGACGGAAGCCGGACATCGGACTACTACGGTCTCGATGGCCACCTGCGTGATCGCGGGGTTTTCCGCCCCGACGGATCGCTGGCGGAGAAGGACATTTTCAGCGCGAGCGGCAACATCTTCAGCCGGGGCACGTACGATGCGACGAGCCATCTGACGTTGACGGTCGAGATGGACGACGCCGGACGGATCAGGCGGAAATACGAATACAACCAGAGCACGGGGAATGTATCCAAGATCCAGGATTTTGACGAAGGCGGCGGACTCAAGAAAGATTGGTACTACGACGCGTCCGGAAAGTTCGTCCGAGCGGTCGAGTTCATGGGGCACGGCGCCGAATACATAACGGAAGTCCGGCCGGACGGGTCGATCGTCAGCTACAACCCGACTGCTCCAGCGAATTATGACTTCGGCAAGGCCCTTGGGCCCCCCCGGTTGCCTTCGACGAAGATTCCTTTCAATCCGATCGTGTCTCCGCCCGGGTTGACCGGGTCGGGACGCATCATCGGGCCGCCGGGGTCGTCTCCGGGCACCAATGCGCCTTTGCCAATACTCAAGATCCAGCTCCCGACGCCGCTTCCCGGCCAGAGTCCCGCGCCGAAACCGAATTATCCCGTCGGCGTGTCGGAACCGGACTGCTTCCCGGGTGAGGTGTGCGTGGTGATCGTCGGCACCGGAGGAGATGGCGGCGGGGGAGGCGGTTTCGCGCCCATGACGATGCGACAGAACGTCAGCCTGCTCACCCAGTCGATGGCTGCTTTCAATCCGGTCGTGTCGGGTGAATTGACGATGCCCGTTCCCCAGGAGCGTTCCACCCATTCGGTATTGAGCGCCAACATCCATTGA